A region from the Sutcliffiella horikoshii genome encodes:
- a CDS encoding methionine/alanine import family NSS transporter small subunit, which produces METSAIIMMVVGIVIIWGGLAGSILWAMKKSKEA; this is translated from the coding sequence ATGGAAACAAGCGCGATTATCATGATGGTTGTCGGAATTGTCATCATTTGGGGTGGCCTTGCTGGTAGTATCCTGTGGGCTATGAAGAAGAGTAAGGAAGCATAA
- a CDS encoding sodium-dependent transporter has protein sequence MENRPQWGTRAGFILAAVGSAIGLGNIWRFPATAYENGGGAFFVPYLFALLTAGIPLLILEFTMGHKYRGSAPLSYARMNKKYEWLGWWQVGIAFVISTYYAVIIAWAMSYSVFSLNLKWGDDTGGFLIGEYLQVAAPGEIGGLVPSVLLPLVIVWAVTLGVLFKGVKKGVEVANKIFIPALVVLFLIIVVRALTLEGAGTGLNAFFKPDWSTIADGKVWVAAYGQIFFSLSIAFAIMITYSSYLPKKSDITNNAFITGFSNSGFELLAGIGVFSILGFMAVQQGVGVDEVVAGGVGLAFVVFPQIINEFPAFKELFGFLFFGSLVLAGLSSLISIVETFVAGVQDKFKVSRTKAVAFGGGLSALISILFATKGGLNFLDVADYFINQFGVALAGLVQVIVVVWFARQLKPLQSHANAISDVKLTGFLGSWWKLSLGVITPIVLGYMMFDLIRTNIAEVYGAADGYTRIFTIQYGVVVAVLALLVGFAFSLIKWKKDTLELPVSSSKEVNK, from the coding sequence ATGGAAAATCGACCGCAATGGGGGACAAGAGCAGGATTTATTTTAGCAGCGGTTGGATCGGCCATCGGGTTAGGAAACATATGGCGTTTTCCAGCAACTGCTTATGAAAATGGAGGAGGAGCATTCTTTGTACCATATTTATTCGCTCTTCTGACAGCAGGTATTCCACTATTGATCCTTGAATTCACTATGGGTCATAAGTACCGCGGATCTGCACCACTTTCTTATGCAAGAATGAACAAAAAGTATGAATGGCTTGGCTGGTGGCAAGTTGGTATTGCATTCGTAATTTCTACTTATTATGCCGTCATCATCGCTTGGGCCATGTCTTACTCCGTGTTCTCCCTGAATCTGAAGTGGGGAGACGACACAGGCGGATTCCTGATTGGAGAATACCTTCAGGTAGCTGCACCAGGTGAGATTGGGGGACTTGTTCCTTCTGTTCTTCTGCCATTAGTAATCGTTTGGGCAGTAACACTTGGAGTACTATTTAAAGGCGTTAAGAAGGGTGTAGAGGTAGCAAATAAGATTTTCATCCCTGCACTTGTTGTATTGTTCTTAATTATCGTTGTTCGCGCTCTTACACTAGAAGGGGCTGGAACAGGACTAAACGCTTTCTTCAAACCTGATTGGAGCACTATTGCTGACGGTAAGGTTTGGGTTGCGGCATATGGACAGATTTTCTTCAGTTTATCCATTGCATTTGCCATCATGATTACGTATTCCAGTTATCTACCGAAAAAATCTGATATTACCAATAACGCATTTATTACCGGTTTCAGTAACTCCGGATTTGAATTATTAGCAGGTATCGGTGTATTCAGTATCCTAGGATTTATGGCAGTTCAACAAGGTGTTGGCGTAGATGAAGTGGTAGCGGGCGGTGTCGGATTAGCGTTCGTTGTATTCCCGCAAATCATTAATGAATTCCCGGCCTTTAAAGAACTGTTTGGGTTCTTGTTCTTTGGATCACTAGTATTGGCTGGACTATCTTCATTAATCTCTATTGTAGAGACATTTGTTGCAGGGGTGCAGGATAAATTCAAAGTATCCCGTACAAAAGCAGTTGCCTTCGGTGGTGGTTTATCGGCTTTGATTTCTATCTTATTTGCTACAAAAGGCGGTTTGAACTTCCTTGATGTGGCTGATTACTTCATCAACCAATTCGGTGTGGCGCTTGCAGGTCTTGTGCAAGTAATCGTGGTTGTCTGGTTCGCAAGACAATTGAAACCATTACAGAGTCATGCCAATGCGATTTCAGATGTTAAATTAACTGGTTTCTTAGGCTCATGGTGGAAGTTATCCTTGGGAGTAATCACTCCGATTGTACTTGGATATATGATGTTTGACTTGATCCGTACAAATATTGCGGAAGTTTACGGAGCGGCTGACGGATATACTCGTATCTTCACAATTCAGTATGGTGTAGTTGTCGCGGTGCTTGCATTGCTTGTAGGTTTTGCCTTCTCCCTTATTAAATGGAAAAAAGACACGTTGGAACTTCCGGTTTCCTCGTCTAAGGAGGTCAATAAATAA
- a CDS encoding Na+/H+ antiporter NhaC family protein codes for MEGTIYSLIPPVLAILMVILTRRVLLSLGVGILAAALMLADFNPVTMVVLIWDMVLGLFYSVDDKELNLWNIYILVFLIILGIITAFISITGGSRAFADWAQTKIKTRRGSKVLTAILGIVIFIDDYFNALAVGQISRPVTDRYKVSRAKLAYLIDSTSAPICVISPVSSWGAVIIGIIGTDVIVRQNISDLTAISAFMQIIPMNLYVFSALIMVFLVSYFNFNIGPMRKHEQRAMETGELYDSEKEVPGELSDELPTSTKGTIGNLIWPIVALFVGVIGAMLWTGASAIEGDITVLGIFENTDPSAALFYGGLFALVVSFILLFSQISKGGVSNSVVGRGIAEGTKSMLPAIYILLFAWTIAGLIDGLGTGTYIAEQVENSNINIAFLPAIIFVIAGFTALATGTSWGTFTLLLPIAGQIAVATDVSILLPVLASVLAGAVFGDHCSPISDTTILSSTGAGCNHIDHVLTQLPYALISAGVAIAGYIVLGLTGSTLLGLLVVLVAFVIIGFSFKTLKTAE; via the coding sequence ATGGAAGGAACAATTTATTCGTTAATTCCTCCAGTGCTTGCGATCTTGATGGTTATTTTGACCAGAAGAGTTTTGCTTTCACTTGGAGTAGGTATTCTGGCAGCAGCTTTAATGTTAGCCGATTTTAATCCGGTTACAATGGTGGTGCTGATCTGGGATATGGTATTAGGTCTTTTTTATTCCGTAGACGATAAAGAGTTGAACTTATGGAATATTTATATCCTTGTTTTCTTAATCATCTTGGGAATTATTACTGCATTCATTTCTATCACTGGTGGCAGCAGGGCTTTTGCTGACTGGGCACAGACAAAAATCAAGACAAGAAGAGGATCAAAGGTTTTAACTGCTATTTTAGGTATCGTTATTTTTATTGATGACTATTTCAACGCATTGGCAGTAGGTCAGATTAGTAGACCGGTAACGGATCGCTACAAAGTATCACGCGCAAAATTAGCGTACTTGATTGATTCCACGTCTGCACCGATTTGTGTCATCTCACCTGTATCAAGTTGGGGTGCAGTTATTATCGGTATTATTGGAACAGATGTAATCGTAAGACAGAATATTAGTGACTTAACAGCAATCAGTGCTTTTATGCAAATCATTCCGATGAACTTATACGTTTTTTCTGCATTGATCATGGTGTTCTTGGTAAGTTATTTTAACTTCAATATTGGGCCGATGAGAAAGCACGAGCAACGTGCTATGGAGACTGGTGAATTATACGATTCTGAAAAAGAAGTGCCTGGAGAGCTTTCAGACGAACTTCCTACTAGCACAAAAGGTACGATTGGCAATCTTATATGGCCGATTGTAGCACTTTTCGTTGGGGTTATTGGAGCGATGCTTTGGACGGGTGCTTCCGCAATTGAAGGAGATATCACGGTCCTAGGTATTTTTGAAAATACAGATCCATCTGCAGCATTATTCTATGGTGGATTGTTTGCTTTAGTAGTTTCTTTCATCTTACTTTTCAGCCAGATTTCCAAAGGTGGAGTATCAAACAGTGTAGTGGGTCGCGGGATTGCAGAAGGAACGAAATCCATGCTTCCTGCCATCTATATTCTATTATTTGCTTGGACCATTGCTGGATTGATTGATGGCTTAGGAACTGGAACATACATTGCCGAACAAGTGGAAAACTCTAATATTAATATTGCTTTCTTGCCAGCAATCATTTTTGTCATTGCCGGTTTTACAGCATTAGCAACAGGAACTTCATGGGGTACTTTCACGCTGTTACTTCCTATTGCAGGTCAAATAGCTGTGGCAACAGATGTATCGATTTTATTACCTGTACTTGCTTCTGTATTGGCTGGGGCAGTATTCGGAGATCATTGTTCACCAATTTCCGATACAACCATCCTTTCCTCCACTGGTGCAGGATGTAACCATATTGACCATGTACTGACTCAGCTGCCTTACGCGCTAATTAGTGCAGGTGTCGCAATTGCAGGATATATTGTTCTAGGTTTAACTGGAAGCACATTACTTGGACTGCTAGTAGTATTAGTGGCATTTGTTATTATCGGTTTTAGTTTTAAAACGTTGAAAACAGCAGAATAA
- a CDS encoding HD-GYP domain-containing protein, with amino-acid sequence MRLLPTKSMKPGMVLARSIYNDSGRVLLSEGISVTSRMITRLQQLNVTYVYIEDARTSGMEVPTIISDKTRKEAVKTITDTFKSVEHEKELSKWFVMDKSSKSIKSLIQNLLTDMKSNEEVSALLTDVYVHDNYVFTHSLNVTLYSLSIGLKLGLSQKELETLGLGGILHDIGKMLIPNEILFKPGKLTSDEFAEMKRHATYGYDILRNMQTIPLMVAHCAFQHHERLNGSGYPRGIKSDDIHLFGKILAVADVFDAVTSHRIYRSAMLPHEGLEILYAGSGSLYEPEIIEAFRKSVAIYPYGLMVTLNDGRKGLVVGQNKDLTERPVIRVVEEEGEDLETPYDINLKDHLSLAIVDCDSLKKIAAVS; translated from the coding sequence ATGAGACTATTACCTACAAAATCAATGAAACCGGGAATGGTGTTGGCCAGGTCGATCTACAATGATTCTGGTAGAGTGCTGTTGAGTGAAGGGATCTCTGTTACTTCACGCATGATTACACGTTTGCAACAATTGAATGTAACGTATGTATATATAGAAGATGCACGGACAAGCGGGATGGAAGTGCCGACTATTATTTCGGACAAAACCCGTAAGGAAGCAGTAAAGACAATCACTGATACCTTTAAATCCGTGGAACATGAAAAAGAGTTAAGTAAGTGGTTTGTCATGGACAAGTCTTCCAAAAGCATCAAATCACTTATTCAAAATCTGCTGACAGATATGAAATCCAATGAAGAAGTTTCTGCACTTTTGACCGATGTGTATGTACACGACAATTACGTGTTTACCCATTCGTTAAATGTGACGCTTTATTCCCTCTCCATAGGATTGAAATTAGGGTTGTCCCAAAAAGAATTAGAAACATTAGGGCTTGGTGGAATTCTTCATGATATCGGCAAAATGTTGATTCCCAATGAGATTCTCTTTAAGCCGGGAAAACTTACAAGTGATGAGTTTGCTGAAATGAAGCGACATGCGACCTATGGGTACGATATCCTTCGCAACATGCAGACGATTCCGTTAATGGTTGCACATTGTGCTTTCCAACATCATGAGCGTCTTAATGGCAGCGGCTATCCTCGCGGCATTAAGTCGGATGATATACATCTGTTTGGTAAAATTCTTGCGGTAGCAGACGTTTTTGATGCTGTTACCTCTCATCGGATTTACCGGAGTGCCATGCTTCCACATGAAGGACTTGAAATTTTGTATGCAGGATCTGGTTCTTTGTATGAACCAGAAATTATTGAAGCGTTCCGCAAATCGGTAGCCATTTATCCATACGGTTTAATGGTCACATTGAATGATGGAAGAAAAGGGCTTGTTGTCGGCCAAAATAAAGACCTGACTGAACGCCCAGTCATAAGGGTGGTCGAAGAAGAAGGCGAAGATTTGGAAACGCCTTACGATATTAACTTAAAAGACCATCTGAGTTTAGCGATTGTTGACTGTGATTCTCTTAAAAAAATAGCAGCAGTCAGCTAA
- a CDS encoding YunC family protein, translating to MIEMTPITIEGHTFTAITVRLPKTNFLAVTSDKGYIMCGALDVGLLNAKLKDRKIIAGRAVGVRTIEQLIEAPLESITYEAENVGITVGMPGKEALLKML from the coding sequence ATGATTGAAATGACACCAATTACAATCGAAGGCCATACGTTTACTGCGATTACGGTACGATTGCCAAAAACTAATTTCTTGGCGGTGACTAGTGATAAAGGGTATATCATGTGCGGTGCGCTGGATGTCGGCTTACTGAATGCCAAGCTGAAAGACCGGAAAATCATTGCAGGGCGGGCAGTTGGAGTGCGTACCATCGAGCAATTAATAGAGGCCCCTTTGGAATCCATTACGTATGAGGCGGAGAATGTCGGAATTACTGTTGGAATGCCTGGGAAAGAGGCTTTGTTAAAAATGCTATAA
- a CDS encoding bifunctional metallophosphatase/5'-nucleotidase: protein MQQIRILHTNDIHSHFDAYPKLATFLKDQASTLPSALVDIGDNMDRFHPITEATGGKANTSLLNMLRYDYATFGNNEGITLDYQGLSQLYKEAEFPVLAANLFEENGDYPDWVKPYDVKNMGNVKVAFIGVTVFYQHFYALLGWKIEDPYIILEKYLPVLKEEADVIVVLSHLGISDDEEMARRFPDIDVILGGHTHHVLPEGRRIGNTLICGAGKYGQYIGQVDLVYDEEVKSLTQSTAKLHKLELYKPDQQLTERIKDMEQVAEKHLNKKVGSIKETLPVEWFAPSFFPNFLADKLREWCQADIGMVNAGVLLDGLDAGEVTLGMLHRICPHPINPCRVTLTGEELREVVQQALHPDMENLRVKGLGFRGEVMGRMAFSGVRFDTEAIKDGSVQVTDIYIGDKRLSSKDDVTVGTIDMFTFGRMYPSIIRAKEKKFYLPELLRDVLAHSFSDN, encoded by the coding sequence GTGCAACAAATTAGAATTTTACATACAAACGATATTCATAGTCACTTTGATGCCTATCCCAAACTTGCGACTTTTTTAAAGGATCAGGCTTCGACACTGCCATCGGCCCTAGTTGACATTGGTGATAATATGGACCGTTTTCATCCTATTACCGAAGCTACGGGCGGAAAGGCAAACACTAGCCTACTAAATATGCTGCGCTATGATTATGCCACTTTCGGAAATAATGAAGGAATAACATTGGACTATCAGGGGTTATCTCAGCTCTATAAAGAGGCGGAATTTCCCGTTTTAGCTGCCAATCTTTTCGAAGAGAATGGCGATTATCCGGATTGGGTAAAACCTTATGATGTGAAAAATATGGGAAATGTTAAAGTTGCATTTATCGGAGTGACTGTTTTCTATCAGCATTTTTATGCTCTTCTCGGCTGGAAAATAGAAGATCCTTATATTATTTTGGAAAAATACCTGCCTGTTTTAAAAGAAGAGGCAGACGTTATTGTGGTCCTTTCCCATCTGGGCATTTCTGATGATGAGGAGATGGCAAGGAGGTTTCCGGATATAGACGTTATCCTTGGCGGACATACCCACCATGTTTTGCCTGAAGGAAGAAGGATCGGAAATACATTAATTTGTGGAGCGGGGAAGTATGGACAATATATCGGCCAAGTAGATCTTGTATATGATGAAGAGGTAAAATCACTCACTCAATCTACTGCAAAACTTCATAAGTTGGAACTCTATAAACCAGATCAGCAATTAACAGAGCGGATAAAAGACATGGAACAAGTAGCGGAGAAGCATTTGAATAAAAAAGTAGGAAGTATCAAAGAAACGTTACCGGTAGAGTGGTTCGCGCCTTCTTTTTTCCCTAATTTCCTTGCAGATAAATTAAGAGAATGGTGTCAGGCAGATATCGGAATGGTCAATGCCGGTGTGTTGCTTGATGGACTTGATGCAGGAGAGGTAACACTTGGAATGCTCCACCGTATTTGTCCCCATCCTATTAATCCATGCAGGGTGACCCTGACTGGCGAGGAGTTAAGGGAAGTGGTCCAGCAGGCTTTGCACCCTGATATGGAAAACTTGAGAGTGAAAGGTCTTGGGTTCCGTGGTGAGGTAATGGGGCGCATGGCATTCAGCGGAGTCAGGTTCGACACAGAGGCGATAAAAGATGGAAGCGTTCAAGTGACAGATATTTATATTGGTGATAAACGATTGTCGTCAAAAGATGATGTAACAGTTGGGACCATTGATATGTTTACTTTTGGAAGAATGTATCCAAGCATCATTCGTGCAAAAGAAAAGAAGTTTTACCTGCCAGAACTGCTTCGTGATGTGTTAGCACATTCATTTTCTGATAATTGA
- a CDS encoding DUF72 domain-containing protein, producing MIYVGVTGWGDHDSLYTAGIAPRDKLLEYGAHFPTVEVDASFYAIQPKQNVEKWVTDTPENFQFIVKAYQGMTGHQRGEIPFDSKELMFTAFKQSIEPYEKAGKMAMVLFQFPPWFECKKENVDYLRWCKEQMGDIKVALEFRNQTWFQSAYHDRTLTFMEEQGWIHSICDEPQAGTGSIPTILHPTDPDNTLVRLHGRNTYGWTKPASGKDWREVRYLYDYNHEELLEWKENLEKLTPLTRNMYMLFNNNSGGHAAGNAKKMIDLLGVEYTGLAPRQLDLF from the coding sequence ATGATTTATGTTGGTGTGACAGGCTGGGGAGATCATGATTCGTTATATACTGCAGGTATTGCACCTAGAGACAAGCTGTTGGAATATGGTGCGCACTTTCCTACAGTAGAGGTGGATGCGTCCTTTTATGCCATCCAACCGAAACAGAACGTGGAAAAATGGGTAACGGATACACCCGAAAATTTTCAGTTCATCGTAAAGGCATATCAAGGAATGACAGGTCATCAGCGTGGTGAAATTCCTTTTGACTCTAAAGAATTGATGTTCACTGCTTTTAAGCAATCTATTGAGCCTTACGAAAAGGCTGGTAAAATGGCAATGGTTCTTTTTCAGTTTCCACCATGGTTTGAATGCAAGAAAGAGAATGTGGATTATTTGAGATGGTGCAAGGAGCAGATGGGGGACATAAAAGTAGCCCTCGAGTTCCGAAACCAGACATGGTTCCAGTCTGCCTATCATGACAGAACTCTCACCTTTATGGAAGAGCAAGGGTGGATCCACAGCATCTGTGATGAACCGCAAGCGGGAACGGGATCCATTCCTACCATCCTGCACCCAACCGATCCTGACAATACTTTAGTGCGGCTTCACGGTCGGAACACCTATGGTTGGACAAAGCCTGCATCAGGGAAGGACTGGAGAGAGGTCCGGTATCTGTATGACTATAACCATGAGGAGTTATTAGAGTGGAAGGAAAACCTAGAAAAATTAACGCCTTTAACTCGTAACATGTATATGTTATTTAACAATAATTCTGGCGGCCATGCAGCTGGAAATGCCAAGAAGATGATTGACCTGTTGGGTGTCGAATATACGGGATTGGCCCCAAGGCAACTAGATTTATTTTAG
- a CDS encoding VC0807 family protein, whose product MKNKIVVFDLLFYLALPYLIWKFGQEPLGDYYAILLSTAPGFVYTIVRFAVERQFNVTGMFIMVSLFVSTLVDILSGDAFTMLQNSVYVSAGFGLLILGTILIKKPLALYFGADIAYLQGHKREESLKLYRHKTILPTFYFITAVFALRGLVGAGLKYYLIGVYGVDGYDRILFFMKVNGWIFGALIAAGFIYSSLKINDYLEKTKVVDTNNNDLVE is encoded by the coding sequence ATGAAAAACAAGATTGTTGTTTTTGACTTACTTTTCTATTTGGCTTTACCTTATCTGATCTGGAAATTTGGACAGGAACCGCTTGGAGACTACTATGCGATATTGCTTTCCACTGCGCCGGGCTTTGTCTACACAATCGTTCGTTTCGCTGTTGAGAGGCAGTTTAATGTGACAGGGATGTTTATTATGGTTTCTTTGTTTGTGAGCACGCTCGTTGATATCCTCTCAGGTGATGCCTTTACCATGCTTCAAAACTCGGTATATGTGTCTGCAGGATTTGGCCTATTGATTCTCGGCACCATCCTTATTAAAAAACCTTTAGCACTTTATTTTGGAGCTGATATTGCCTATTTACAGGGTCATAAGCGAGAAGAAAGCTTAAAGCTTTATCGACACAAAACCATTCTGCCTACCTTTTATTTTATTACTGCTGTATTTGCACTAAGAGGTCTTGTGGGTGCAGGATTAAAGTATTATCTTATCGGTGTTTATGGGGTGGACGGGTATGATAGAATACTATTCTTTATGAAGGTAAATGGCTGGATATTTGGTGCATTAATTGCTGCAGGATTCATATATTCGAGTTTGAAAATAAATGATTATTTGGAAAAAACGAAAGTCGTGGATACCAACAATAACGATTTAGTAGAGTAA
- a CDS encoding Ger(x)C family spore germination protein, with amino-acid sequence MVLKKLGLCIMFVFVLILAGCWDNKDINHRTMPVVLGITKNQEEYKLFLQVPQAARGQVRTTIVRETGSTINQIIDKMSANLESNVDLLHAKVIIVDRSLAEEGMKDLISGFMRSRDVPSKALMVISQNDIEDLFTALENQEHSEETVLLDFFEKNAGWNPQIPITRVWHVYHSIHSYTKDVSIAMISKGEESLCEFVGGAVIKNGKMVDMIDSDETLLYNAFNDESNQGKIEVMNEGSVMILGNRMNHDSKIVNGRPYFHSELRLNVMVLETKEDASREEIRKALTALLLERYDKMFSKIQLSEADILGIGQYFRKELSREKLKNWRSKYYPKLVFTQDIKINIQNEGNLRMPADEGS; translated from the coding sequence ATGGTGCTTAAAAAGCTTGGACTTTGTATAATGTTTGTGTTTGTTCTAATCCTAGCAGGATGTTGGGATAATAAAGATATTAATCATAGAACGATGCCAGTGGTTCTTGGGATTACTAAGAACCAAGAAGAATATAAGCTATTCTTGCAAGTACCTCAGGCAGCAAGGGGACAAGTACGAACAACTATCGTGAGAGAGACGGGTAGCACGATTAACCAAATTATTGATAAGATGAGCGCAAATTTGGAGAGCAACGTAGATCTTTTACATGCCAAAGTCATCATTGTCGACAGAAGTTTGGCTGAGGAAGGAATGAAGGATTTAATATCTGGTTTCATGAGGTCAAGGGATGTTCCTTCCAAAGCGTTAATGGTCATTAGCCAGAATGATATAGAGGATTTATTTACCGCACTGGAAAACCAGGAGCATTCTGAAGAAACGGTGTTGTTGGATTTCTTTGAAAAAAACGCAGGCTGGAATCCGCAAATTCCGATTACAAGGGTATGGCATGTCTATCATAGCATTCATTCCTATACGAAAGACGTTTCCATTGCCATGATAAGCAAAGGGGAAGAATCTCTATGTGAATTTGTCGGAGGGGCAGTCATCAAAAACGGGAAAATGGTTGATATGATAGACTCCGACGAAACGTTGCTTTACAATGCCTTTAATGATGAAAGCAATCAAGGAAAAATTGAAGTGATGAATGAAGGAAGTGTCATGATTTTAGGAAACAGAATGAATCACGATAGTAAGATAGTAAATGGAAGGCCATACTTTCATTCCGAATTACGGTTGAATGTGATGGTTTTAGAAACTAAGGAAGATGCTTCGAGAGAGGAAATAAGAAAGGCGTTGACAGCATTGCTTCTGGAAAGGTACGATAAGATGTTTTCAAAAATTCAATTAAGTGAAGCTGATATCCTCGGAATTGGACAGTATTTTCGAAAAGAGTTATCTAGAGAGAAATTAAAAAACTGGCGTTCAAAATATTATCCAAAGCTCGTATTTACACAAGATATCAAAATTAATATCCAAAACGAAGGGAATTTAAGAATGCCAGCCGACGAGGGTTCCTAA
- a CDS encoding GerAB/ArcD/ProY family transporter yields the protein MDKSWQVVFIYLLTHLGLIFFLYPANIIGSSDESHWIPVLIGVLLHICIVYLYLKGLAFFPGKDIIEIYTQGGQLLKVLFLLPIFAYFMMAMIISVRAYSEIITIVFLSNTPLWAIMLLLLVITCYMAIKGVEAIFRTGVVIAYLFLPLIIFVMVFSFQNVDWNYLYPVWNSDFSFLKKQDFLNSFFAIGGGFLFLGFVQPYFSYKKKNVFLGIALVVPCFFLSVYVPILTYGQATASTFFFPFVMTLDAINITWLMFDRVTIFFLLSLITFIMLFLSLVMWKAVRIAHSFIPIVKPSYLALVFTLSIFLICLLIPNWSDVEELFSWNTFFRFYVLITVPLSLLCMGMLSKGGKKHGA from the coding sequence GTGGATAAAAGCTGGCAGGTAGTTTTCATATATTTGTTGACTCATCTTGGTCTCATTTTCTTTCTTTACCCAGCCAATATTATCGGTAGCTCTGATGAGTCCCACTGGATACCTGTTTTGATAGGCGTGCTGCTTCATATTTGTATTGTCTATTTGTATTTGAAAGGTTTGGCCTTTTTTCCTGGTAAGGATATCATTGAAATTTATACACAAGGAGGACAGTTATTAAAAGTACTCTTCCTTCTTCCGATTTTTGCGTATTTTATGATGGCGATGATTATTTCCGTCCGTGCATATTCAGAAATCATCACCATAGTGTTTTTATCGAATACTCCGCTCTGGGCCATTATGCTTTTATTATTGGTTATCACTTGTTATATGGCCATCAAGGGGGTAGAAGCCATCTTTAGGACTGGGGTAGTGATTGCCTATCTTTTTTTGCCGCTCATTATCTTTGTCATGGTTTTTTCTTTTCAAAATGTGGATTGGAACTACCTCTACCCTGTTTGGAATTCTGACTTTTCCTTCTTGAAGAAACAGGATTTCTTGAATAGCTTTTTTGCTATAGGTGGAGGGTTTTTGTTTCTTGGTTTTGTACAACCATATTTTTCTTACAAGAAAAAGAATGTTTTTTTGGGAATTGCTTTGGTTGTTCCATGTTTCTTTCTTTCAGTCTATGTCCCAATCCTTACTTATGGTCAGGCTACTGCATCTACTTTTTTCTTTCCTTTTGTGATGACATTGGATGCAATCAACATCACATGGCTGATGTTTGATCGGGTCACTATATTTTTCTTATTGAGTTTAATAACCTTCATCATGCTGTTCCTTTCATTAGTAATGTGGAAGGCAGTAAGAATCGCCCACTCGTTTATTCCCATTGTAAAACCATCTTATTTGGCTCTTGTTTTTACTTTGAGCATCTTTCTAATTTGTCTCTTGATTCCTAACTGGAGTGATGTAGAAGAACTCTTTAGCTGGAATACCTTTTTTCGATTTTACGTCCTGATTACCGTACCATTATCATTATTGTGCATGGGGATGCTCTCAAAGGGAGGAAAGAAGCATGGTGCTTAA